The genome window taattctgacccaaaaaaaaaaaaaaaaattgggaaccCTAATATTTGAATGACCAAATCACAATACTTTCGATTCCGAAAATGCACACTGACAATTATAAATTGGAATTTAGTAGTTGGAATTTAGATAAGTTAATTGAGCTCTTGGTAATTAGTAATAATCTAATCTGTGAAGGattattgataattaattagtttatctTGTTTTATTCTTGTCATTTCGGAGTTGCCTGTTCGTTACTGCTGTCTGCTAATTGGTGTAGGTAAGTTTGAGGAGCAAGTTTGATCATTTAAAACGATTTTTCTAAAACCATTGACGATAAGAACATGTTAAGTGCGTTAAATCGTGTAAAGGGGATATACAACGATTGGTTATTCGTTGCTGACTGACAAGTTTGTTAGTAGGTTTGGCAGCTTGACTTCTAATCGTTATGTTCGGATTTTAGTATTTTATCGAGCGCAGTGGCGttataggattcatatagccgaccccacttagtgggataaagcTTTGCTTTCGTTGTTGCATCTTGTCGCGTTATGTCGTTGTTGAGTTGTCTTTAATCACCCCTTAATCTTTCAATCGTATTGATGTTTTTTCTGACTTACCAGAGATTCTAAGCGGTAGATATCACATATGGCTTCATTCCGAGCATTCTTGAACAGTCCAGTTGGTCCGAAAACAACTCACTTTTGGGGACCTGTTGCAAACTGGGGATTCGTTGCCGCTGTATGTTTCTCTGCCTTGATTTCTAGTATATAAGAATGTATTTGAATTCAAATGCAGTTTCATGCTTTTTAACTAATCTTCATCATAATGGGTTTGATTTAACAGGGATTGGCGGATATGAACAAACCTCCAGAAATGATTTCTGGCAATATGACAGCAGGTCCAATATAACTGTATTTGAAGGATGTAAATTAGTTATAGTATATACTATGTGGCAGGATAATAACCACGTTTTGAATCTGTTTCTGCAGCAATGTGCGTTTATTCAGCGTTGTTTATGAGATTCGCATGGATGGTACAGCCTCGCAACTATCTGCTTTTGGCATGCCATGTCTCAAATGAGACTGTCCAACTCTATCAGCTCTCTCGCTGGGCGAGGGGTCAGGGGTAAGCGATCTGTTTTCGGCAACAATTTCAGAAAACTAAAAGTAAATAGTAAATTTAGTTGAGTTGTCAGTTTTCATAACTGACCTTTGTCAAAGTGAGTGGGCCGAAAACATTTAATCGTGCAATTTGCCGGGAGATTTATTCTTATTTCCTTGCTTTGTCATAGGTACTTAGCCCCGAAGAAAGATGAAGCTGCAACCGAGTAACTTGCTGCTTCTTTTCATTCCCTGCTcgttcattgttttagttgcgAATTTTACCGAAAACAGTGTTGATCTTGTGCGAGGCGCATGTGATAAAATTTGCTTTTGATGTTAACTGAGCTATCAATCTCAGCAGAACAAGTTCTCTTGTCATCCATTTTCATTCAATGTCATGCACTTCTTTTTGTTCATAAATGTTGGTTTTTCGTCAATTGTGTAGAAGAGGTAAATCTGGAACGAGTTTGGGCGAGAAGACGCTCGAGAGTAATTCGGAATGTATCCGCTTTCCGAAAGAGACCGAAAACTTGCACTCTCATCTCCCCAAGATGTGTTGAAGCAATAATCTTTGgattacaaaaactaatttcacTTTCAGTTCAACACCAACGGATTAAATAGTACAGCTATCCGATTTCCGAGAGATACAATTTACAATGCTGCTTAAGTTTTCCTATCAAAAATTTGTCAGGGAGCAATTGCCTTGCCCTCTCGGCATGATTGGCCCTGGGTCTCTGCCCAGTTACTGGAGCATATGCTCCATCCTTTGGCCCCCGTCGGGATCACGATAATTCATCAACATCTTCCCGTTTTAACCTTTTGCTACTTTTTTTGGATTTCAGTTTCTTGCCTCCATCTTCTTCACAAGCTTCATTGTTTCCACTTTTTGCTTTAGCTTCCTtcttgtttcctttcttttccttggATTTCTTCCTTTTCACGGGTGGTGTTTCGCCCTCATCTCTCTCGGTTACAATATGCTGCTCATTATCTTGACAAGATGGGTTACCAGTTTTTTCTTTAGCTTCCGTCTTGcttcctttcttttccttggATTTCTTCCTTTTCACGGGCGGTGTTTTGTCCTCATCCCTCTCAGCCGCAATATGCTCTCCATGCAGCAGCCGATTGGCTGGGGGATTGACAACTTCTGCTTCTGCAGAATAGAAAGGAAAACTTGCAGCTAAAGTTTTGGGGAATGATTACATGATAGCACAACTTGCAGAAATAGGAAACAGAAAAACTGACCTTCATCGGCAAAATTGGAATAAAAAAGAACGTTTGACAGAGGCTGCTTCATGTAAACCTGCAACATTTCAACGAGAACAATTGATCTAAAAGAATGGGAAAGTTGCAGCATACATCATTGTTACTCCACTACACATGAAACCATGAAAATTAGGGAATTTTAGCCAACATTTTTCACTTTTGACAATCCGGCAATAGCTAAGGTGAAAGCACTAAAATACCCTAGACATCTAAATCCGGACCTAACCACATCTCCCCCACTTCATACGTGGTAAGCTTCAACCAATCACGAGTTCAGAAGTCTTTGAGAAGCCGTGCTTCCCTACTACTCGTGATCCCAACCAAGATCTTATATAAGTCTGAACAACAAGAACTGTTATGTCCTTGAAAATTCAGTTCCATTGTTCATGAAGTTATAGGTAGTGTCCAGATCTGGGGAATTTAACTTGATAATAAAACGATTCGCTACTTATTGTATTTCTGTATAATTTGAGTTATGTCAGGCACTGGGGTTTGAGAAGTGACCAATCTAAGTGCCATGACCCAATTGTATACGAAAGTATTGGATCCGAACAAATCAATAATCTATGGTCAGAATTTTTCCATGCCTCCCTCTTCTCTGGCATAGGAGATGGCAAATGGGGAAAGGATTCTTAAGTTATAAGAGAGTTCAAAGAGTGATGAGGGGGAGCTGACACCGACTGATGAGAAACTATGTTTGAGTTATTAAGGATACTATGTTATTTCCACATACATTCTTCGCTATAATTATCAAAAGTACAAAAGATTAGCTAAAATTCTATATAGAGCCAAATTTGGGCTTTTTGCTCAATGTAACTCTAAACAATCAGGCCGGCTGGTCAATAGCCTGCTTATATAACTCAAACAATAAAGTGCAATAGCATACCGCAGAGAGTAGTTGCCGAGTCTTCACATTCCAAAGCCGTAGATAGCTATCCAATCCTAGAAGGAAAGAACTTATGGTCAGTGATACATAGAGAACAAATTTGGTTTCCAAACCCCTACCCTACTACCTTTACCAATAAAGCTttagagggggagagagaggactagtattgaacaaaaaatttaaatattgaaaacaaaaggcATGCACTCACCACATGATGCTATCACTGGATAGTCTGGGTGCCTTGCTATGGATCTTATACTACCTGAACACTTCCCCAAAAAGCATCCTAACAATTTCCCTGTTGTAAAACACAGGATTAAAGTAAAGAAAGCACCACCAATAGTTGAAAAGACAGATTACAAAGTAATCCCCATTGACCCCACCGCTTATCAAAATGTGCGAATAAAGCTCAACTCACCTGTGCGTATGTCAAAAGAAGCTAGGTCGCCAGATCCATTCCCTACATAGATTGTATAGCCATTTAGATCTTCCGCTACAGATTTAATAGCGGTCTCTCGGAATTCAAATGATATGACAGGTCTTCGCTGCGCAGAAATGTCATAGAGACGAACCTGTCAAATAAAACCAGTCAGAAGGTGTCAGTAGAATCCTTTTCGGTTGTGCTACTAAGAGTATTCAAGAAACTGAACTTCTAAAACGAGCAAACATTATACAAATCCAAGAACTCAAAGTTGTATTCGGTTTTTATAAAACCTATACTATATTCTTAGTTTGTGCAGAAGTTTATCATCCGAAgtacattaataaaaaaaaggactATTCTCCAGACGTAGCTTATTTCCAACTGAAAACTACAAGACAAAATCAATCCTACTGTAAGCAAATATTACCTCATGGCTGTTGGTGCCAGCAACAAATTTCCGATGATCATCTCTACTTAAAAATGTGGCAGATGTGAACCAAGTTGGGGTAAAGATACCAAGGGTGTTTTTAGGAGGCTGCtcagggtaaaaaaaaaaattagaataaatGCAGATCATACTGTTTGCAAAAGAAATACATGTGTGTGCACGTGTGCGTGCGTGTTAATTTCCTCAAGTCATAATCGTGGATGATAGAAATGCTCACAGGTTTTGCTGTCCAAATCTTGGCACAGCTGTCAAGATCCCAGACATTCATCTCAACATGCTTCCTGAGTTTGAAAATAATAACGTCACCACTTGAAAGACAAATATCCTAGTGATGATACTCTTTGTTTAATGAAACGTTAAGTAGATTTTGAAGCTCCTATGGTAAGTCCTTTTCCTTAATATGAGAACTCACCCTCCAAATAAAAAGTAGTTTTCACTTCCATCTACTTTCGAACATAAGATATTTCCACCGGCACCCACACTCCATGTTCTTGAATATCCAGTAGAAGTAACATCTGCTGCTGGTTTAGTCAATTCAAAGGATCTTATGCTTGCACTTCCTTTTGTTGTACATGTAAGCAAAGTGCAAGACCTAACAGCATAtaacaattttaaaaaatattagtaaCTGTATGCACAGAGGGAACAATGCCActgtttttaaactaaaaacttatGCAAGAATTAACATTGGCACCTCTCAAAGGTGTAAGCTTAAGACAACTTGGTTTTCAGGGGACACTTATCTAAGTTGGTATACATGCTAGCAATTAAACTTTAGACCGTAAATAAATAACTGAAGCATGCAAGGCAAATACACTGCATGTATGCAATCCACAAAATGTGCTCTAGAAAGCACATCCCATACAATCTTAGTAATTGTACTGCACCGAAAACTGGTTAAAAAAGAGTGTTAAACAAATGAGTGAACCTAAAATTGAACACCCAACCATACCAAATCTTATGCATCATAGGATGATTAAGTACCCTAACTTTATCAGAAATTGCAGTGATCAAAATTCGGTTTAGACAGTAAACCATGAAAGCACAGAAGGCATCTTACCTTGAAGCCAATTCCAAATTCTTTCTGGCAAGCAAATGTAATCCAGCAACAGGGTCATCTTCAGGTTGAACACCATTATTACTAGAATTGGTAACAGAGAAACGAAGATCTCCATTAAGAGGATTAAGAACTTCAATCTGTAAGACATGCAAGCACCTAATAGTTGTCATCCTGtaattaacaaaacaaaaagaaacgcGAATTGCTCCCACTTATTAATGTACTCACCGTCCCATTTCTCCTTGCAACAGCTAGCAACTGCAACATTGAAATAATGGAAAGTTTAATCGTTCAATCGTTTCACGCTTTTAACTCAAAAAGCAGAGCCAGACATACCCAGTTGAAACTACATTCCCAGGACACACATGAAATAA of Malus sylvestris chromosome 6, drMalSylv7.2, whole genome shotgun sequence contains these proteins:
- the LOC126626649 gene encoding mitochondrial pyruvate carrier 1-like — its product is MASFRAFLNSPVGPKTTHFWGPVANWGFVAAGLADMNKPPEMISGNMTAAMCVYSALFMRFAWMVQPRNYLLLACHVSNETVQLYQLSRWARGQGYLAPKKDEAATE
- the LOC126626648 gene encoding uncharacterized protein LOC126626648 isoform X2, with the translated sequence MPRTTTLECPGCPPLRALTFDELGLIKVIEARGKQGRAEPKLVERWGDLDSSKGVLAASLDDRKSDPLLAVARRNGTIEVLNPLNGDLRFSVTNSSNNGVQPEDDPVAGLHLLARKNLELASRSCTLLTCTTKGSASIRSFELTKPAADVTSTGYSRTWSVGAGGNILCSKVDGSENYFLFGGKHVEMNVWDLDSCAKIWTAKPPPKNTLGIFTPTWFTSATFLSRDDHRKFVAGTNSHEVRLYDISAQRRPVISFEFRETAIKSVAEDLNGYTIYVGNGSGDLASFDIRTGKLLGCFLGKCSGSIRSIARHPDYPVIASCGLDSYLRLWNVKTRQLLSAVYMKQPLSNVLFYSNFADEEAEVVNPPANRLLHGEHIAAERDEDETPPVKRKKSKEKKGNKKEAKAKSGNNEACEEDGGKKLKSKKSSKRLKREDVDELS
- the LOC126626648 gene encoding uncharacterized protein LOC126626648 isoform X1, with translation MPRTTTLECPGCPPLRALTFDELGLIKVIEARGKQGRAEPKLVERWGDLDSSKGVLAASLDDRKSDPLLAVARRNGTIEVLNPLNGDLRFSVTNSSNNGVQPEDDPVAGLHLLARKNLELASRSCTLLTCTTKGSASIRSFELTKPAADVTSTGYSRTWSVGAGGNILCSKVDGSENYFLFGGKHVEMNVWDLDSCAKIWTAKPPPKNTLGIFTPTWFTSATFLSRDDHRKFVAGTNSHEVRLYDISAQRRPVISFEFRETAIKSVAEDLNGYTIYVGNGSGDLASFDIRTGKLLGCFLGKCSGSIRSIARHPDYPVIASCGLDSYLRLWNVKTRQLLSAVYMKQPLSNVLFYSNFADEEAEVVNPPANRLLHGEHIAAERDEDKTPPVKRKKSKEKKGSKTEAKEKTGNPSCQDNEQHIVTERDEGETPPVKRKKSKEKKGNKKEAKAKSGNNEACEEDGGKKLKSKKSSKRLKREDVDELS